TTGGGACTCGGCAGGGACTTCGTTGCCGAAGGGGATTTTGTTCGATCCTACGACAATGGCAGGGGCTTCGAACCCGAAACAGAACGCATGCCGCTTTATGTCATTTGGCTAGCTCTGCACCAATGGGTAAGCGGCATTTCGGCGCCGCTTTTTCCCGCTCTAACTCAAGGCGCGCTGGACGCCCTCGCCTGTATCTTCATCGCGCGAACAGCAATGCTCCTCAATCCTCGCTTGCTGTTGCCGGCCGGCTTGATTGCCGCGTGCAATCCCACACAATTCATCGTCAGTGCGATGATTCTTACCGATTCACTGTTTTTCTTTTTTGTGTGCCTCATGCTCTATGCCGCCGTGCGATGGCTGCGCGAGCCAGCTTGGCGGTGGGCGCTGCTGCTGGGCCTGGCGGTGGGTCTCGGCGTTTCCACCCGCGTCATGTTGCTGCCGGCGGTGGTGGCCCTGGCTATTCTGCTGCCGCTTGCGGCTGCTTGGCTCGGCCGCTTGCGCATCTCAGGTATCGTTCATGTGCTGGCCTTCGTGGCCATTTGCGCGGCGCTCCAGGCGCCTATTCTCGCGCGCAACCTCAGCCGTTACGACACTGCGCAATTGACCAGCCAAGGTGGAGCGTTTTCCCTACTATGGGTGGCGCCGTTGGTATTGGAGGCGGTGGACGGCACGCCGCACGCGGAGGGCGCGCGGCGTATGCAACGGCGTTACGAAACGGAAATCTCGGAAATTGGAGGCGTGGAGTCCGAGAATCCGTTCACGCGCTCAGCCCAGATGACCGCCACAGCGCGTCGAGCGATCTCCGAGTTGGGTGTGATCGCCACTGTCAAGGCTTGGCTGATCGGCGGCGCGATAAATCTGTTTTCGCCAGCGGCGATCCTCTCGCCACCGGTGAGCAACCTGCCACGCACCGGATTTTACGACATGCCGGGCAACAGCAAATTGGATAAACTGTCAGC
The sequence above is a segment of the Pseudomonadota bacterium genome. Coding sequences within it:
- a CDS encoding glycosyltransferase family 39 protein, whose translation is MTPARALWLVFAVALVVRLAYTLGLYLGMGGEALLAEDSVLYLGLGRDFVAEGDFVRSYDNGRGFEPETERMPLYVIWLALHQWVSGISAPLFPALTQGALDALACIFIARTAMLLNPRLLLPAGLIAACNPTQFIVSAMILTDSLFFFFVCLMLYAAVRWLREPAWRWALLLGLAVGLGVSTRVMLLPAVVALAILLPLAAAWLGRLRISGIVHVLAFVAICAALQAPILARNLSRYDTAQLTSQGGAFSLLWVAPLVLEAVDGTPHAEGARRMQRRYETEISEIGGVESENPFTRSAQMTATARRAISELGVIATVKAWLIGGAINLFSPAAILSPPVSNLPRTGFYDMPGNSKLDKLSAFMFYNDNPAYAWVLIVSFIALLAVRAGQLMGLGFGLFQNKPDQTAVERREVHIVLILLLLWTLYILIINGPIASPKYRLPIEPFGAICGAYALIAASDWVRRRAAWRQAR